The following coding sequences are from one Scomber scombrus chromosome 20, fScoSco1.1, whole genome shotgun sequence window:
- the nrbp2b gene encoding nuclear receptor-binding protein 2b, which yields MTMSVPERKSGSEGKEEESEDESEIVEESPCGRWQKRKEQVSQGNVPGVESASLAMDTEEGVEVVWNEVLFSDKKVFKAQEEKIKEMFENLMQVEHPNIVKFHKYWLDMKETQARVIFITEYMSSGSLKQFLKKTKKNHKSMNVKAWKRWCTQILSALSYLHSCDPPIIHGNLTCDTIFIQHNGLIKIGSVWHRLFVNVFPDASGKGRQHRDEQRNLHFFAPEYGSAEDDYSIDIFSFGICALEMAVLEIQANGDTAVSKEAIVNAGQSLEDPPMREFTQSCLRHEAKLRPTAHDLLFHRVLFEVHSLKLLAAHCLINNQYLLPENCVEEKTKSFDPNAVMAEIKHDDRQGVQLKYSHVSPLELDKFLEDVKNGIYPLMNFASTRPHPVPRALSLSQEHVETVKTPTPEPQEMETRKVVQMHCNLESNEEGTKTHLSLFLKMDDKLHRQLSCDILPTDTSKDLASELVHYAFITEEDSEKVAGFLEDAINRHRVKALASGSTQ from the exons GTCAGCCAAGGTAATGTCCCCGGTGTGGAAAGTGCATCTCTGGCTATGGACACAGAGGAGGGCGTGGAGGTGGTCTGGAACGAAGTGCTCTTCTCCGACAAGAAGGTCTTCAAAGCACAGGAG gaAAAGATCAAGGAGATGTTTGAGAACCTGATGCAGGTCGAACATCCCAACATTGTCAAGTTCCACAAGTACTGGCTCGACATGAAGGAGACTCAAGCTCGG GTTATATTTATCACAGAATACATGTCGTCGGGCAGCCTCAAGCAGTTTCTCAAGAAAACCAAGAAGAACCACAAGAGCATGAATGTGAag GCCTGGAAGAGATGGTGCACCCAGATTCTCTCTGCCCTCAG TTATCTGCACTCTTGTGACCCTCCAATAATCCATGGCAACCTGACGTGTGACACCATCTTCATTCAGCACAACGGCCTCATCAAGATCGGCTCAG TGTGGCATCGGCTATTTGTTAATG TGTTCCCAGATGCCAGCGGTAAAGGGAGGCAACATCGCGACGAGCAGAGGAATCTTCATTTTTTTGCTCCAGAATATGGAT CCGCTGAAGATGATTACTCCATAGACATTTTCTCCTTTGGCATCTGTGCTCTAGAG ATGGCAGTACTAGAGATCCAGGCCAACGGAGATACTGCTGTGTCCAAGGAGGCCATCGTTAATGCAGGTCAATCTCTGGAAGACCCTCCCATGAga GAGTTCACCCAATCCTGTTTGCGTCATGAAGCCAAACTCCGTCCCACCGCTCACGACCTTCTGTTCCACCGAGTCTTGTTCGAGGTCCACTCCCTTAAACTGCTGGCCGCCCATTGCCTCATCAACAACCAGT ATCTGCTTCCAGAGAACTGTGTGGAGGAGAAAACAAAGTCCTTCGACCCGAACGCTGTCATGGCAGAGATTAAACATGACGACAGACAAGGAGTTCAGCTAAA ATATTCCCACGTGTCCCCTTTGGAACTTGACAAGTTTCTAGAGGATGTGAA AAATGGGATTTACCCGTTGATGAACTTCGCCTCGACTCGGCCTCACCCCGTCCCTCGAGCCCTCTCCTTGTCTCAGGAGCATGTGGAGACAGTCAAGACGCCGACTCCTGAACCCCAGGAGATGGAGACGAGGAAG GTTGTTCAGATGCACTGTAATCTGGAGTCAAATGAAGAAGGGACCAAAACTCAT ctgtctttatttctgaaGATGGATGATAAACTTCATCGGCAGCTTAGCTGTGACATCCTTCCAA CTGACACCTCCAAAGACCTTGCCAGTGAACTCGTTCACTACGCCTTCATAACCGAG gaggacagtgagaaggtTGCGGGGTTCCTGGAGGACGCCATCAATCGACACCGGGTCAAAGCACTCGCTTCTGGGAGCACACAGTGA